The region CGCAGGTAGTCCCAGACAGCCAAAAACATGACCGTTAAACTGTAAACCGCATCTCCCTTAAGCATTACCGCATTATCTTTCCAGTGTCCAAGGCGCTCATAAGCATTGATATATTCATCAGCCAAGTTAATGCCGCCGGTAAAACCGGTATGGCCATCGATAACTAAGATTTTACGGTGGTCGCGGTTATTGAGCCGCGGTGACAGTACCGGCCGGAACGGATTGAACACCGCGCATTTTATTCCCATCGCTTCTAATTTCTTGTCGTACTGGTATGGCAGTTTAAGAATGCAGCCGATATCATCGTAGATAACCCGAACATCCACACCTTCAGCTGCCTTCCGCCTCAAAATATCTAAAATTGTATTCCACATAATGCCTTCTTCAATAATAAAATATTCGAGAAAGATAAAGTGCTCAGCCTTTTCCAACTCCTCAATCATGCGCTCGAATTTTGCTTCTCCTACAGGAAAATATTCAATGTAAGTGTTTGTATAAGGCGGGCTGTAGGCATACTTCTGGATATAGTCCGCCTGGCGCCCAGCGTCAACATTCTGTTCAGTAATAACCTGCACCATATCCTGATTAGCATTAAGTGCTTCGGCCATTTTGCCGTTAATGCTGAGCATCTTCTGCCGGGTGCGTTTTCCAGTACGGCTGCCGCCAAACATCAAATAGAAAATGCCACCGAAGATGGGGAACAAGAGAATCGAAATAATCCATGCGATTTTATAACCGGCCTTGCTCTTGCCATTTGCAAGGGCAATCACAGCAACCATACTGATGAACAAGCTGATTCCATAAAAATAAACGAAGTACTGCTGAAAGCGGTAGATCATTACTACCAGCGCAGCTGCCTGTACGGCTATGCCGATAGCAACCCAAAAGACTCTATGAAAGAGCAGCTTGAATAAATTCGTCATTCTAACCCTCCCGCAAGATTATTCTATCCATATCATATTATATCATTGTTTCCAATAACTAGGAG is a window of Bacillota bacterium DNA encoding:
- the cls gene encoding cardiolipin synthase, translated to MTNLFKLLFHRVFWVAIGIAVQAAALVVMIYRFQQYFVYFYGISLFISMVAVIALANGKSKAGYKIAWIISILLFPIFGGIFYLMFGGSRTGKRTRQKMLSINGKMAEALNANQDMVQVITEQNVDAGRQADYIQKYAYSPPYTNTYIEYFPVGEAKFERMIEELEKAEHFIFLEYFIIEEGIMWNTILDILRRKAAEGVDVRVIYDDIGCILKLPYQYDKKLEAMGIKCAVFNPFRPVLSPRLNNRDHRKILVIDGHTGFTGGINLADEYINAYERLGHWKDNAVMLKGDAVYSLTVMFLAVWDYLRGTDEDYEEFKPERWGQQKYPADGYVQPFSDNPLDDESVGETVYLNLITRAKKYVYITTPYLIIDAEMMTALCNSAKQGIDVRIITPHIPDKWYVHAVTRSNYEQLLESGVKIYEYTPGFIHAKTFVVDDEYAVIGTINLDYRSLFLHFECGVWIYGSSSISDIKADFLEALEQSQEITLDAFRSVPLYRRVGWALLNLFAPLM